From the Calditrichota bacterium genome, the window CTTTTTTACCTTTCTGGTAAAAATGAAACTGATAGACAATAATCCGGCTGAGGGATTGTTCCTTATTAAAAAAAGTAAGAGCAATCTCAATCAACCAATAAACAAAGACACTGCCTTTAAACTGCTCAAAGCCATGGACCGCTCCACCTGGATTGGTGAGCGCAACTTTATGATCATCTCATGCCTGTACGCCCTGGGACTCCGAAGACAAGAGTTAGCCAATCTAAAAATCAAAGACTTTGATCCCAATCACGACCCGCAAAATAAAATCGGGCTGTTGACCGTTCATGGCAAAGGACGAAAACAACGGGCGCTATTTGTGGTCGATAAATTATACGACAAGTTGAGTAAATATTTGAATCGTCCCGTTCCGCTAACTCATCTGAACAAGAAGTGTAACCTAAAATTCAAACCCATATTCCCCAGCAGAAACGGCGCCATTCTTACTGGCGACCACATCTTAAAAATCGTGCACCAGACAGCAGAAAAA encodes:
- a CDS encoding tyrosine-type recombinase/integrase; the protein is MNTLIEQFRKELIEIALYADDTVANYVSCIYKYVEFIQTHFEIDHIKSTPNHLKQWMAHLKKTGVSNSRLNHHRSALKSFFTFLVKMKLIDNNPAEGLFLIKKSKSNLNQPINKDTAFKLLKAMDRSTWIGERNFMIISCLYALGLRRQELANLKIKDFDPNHDPQNKIGLLTVHGKGRKQRALFVVDKLYDKLSKYLNRPVPLTHLNKKCNLKFKPIFPSRNGAILTGDHILKIVHQTAEKAGIKQRITPHVLRHSFATEMYLAKTPINDIEDMMGHENHTETALYIHVPDDLKKQALQTIAIESKFS